The following are from one region of the Leptospira neocaledonica genome:
- a CDS encoding S8 family serine peptidase, protein MKNKFILFTLIFSILSIGYLFAEKETKVVPTLSKLLDPVGNTDNKKYYKRDSKIKFKSSEILVKFKDNAGDSVKSYAVSSFNGKLLNDLGETGISQVELREGQTVEEAVAEYATHPDVEYVQPNYIYHASLAPNDPIYNQLWGMNNTGQSVITFTYLTNNPGTSNSDMRMESAWDVSTDCSNTIVAVVDSGVNYNHVDLNANMWSSASCVSDKGVSLGACSNGWDYADNDSNPMDLNGHGTHVAGTIGAKGNNGIGVAGVCWTAKIMAVRVLDQSGSGDTATIIKGINFAVRNGAKVLNLSLGGPDYDSAMRSAMANAGSKYDALFVVAAGNESNDLKSDNSYPCEYDEANILCVAALDQKFQLASFSNYDTSKKRVDIGAPGTNIRSTWAGAEATSSLAFASWQTINISGTSWGLANCPPSVLYLSISCSTALAGTSSFGYSSNTYSVLYAPIPIFSGAEAVTARMNLYLDTEAGYDGLNLYASNSSTPSVIFSSFNKVGSLSGERNGSILSNFEVPATNCAGSSTCYFGFEFVSDSTINKAGVALTLFNLITLDINDTAQYNTINGTSMATPHVAGIAALLRSFNPKFTYSDTIKAIIAGGTATSSLQNNTKYGKAANGNGAIRNLEAPTDLSVDVP, encoded by the coding sequence ATGAAAAATAAATTCATTCTATTCACTCTCATTTTTTCAATTTTGTCTATAGGTTATCTATTTGCCGAGAAGGAGACAAAAGTAGTCCCTACCTTGTCTAAACTTTTGGATCCAGTGGGGAATACTGATAATAAAAAGTATTATAAAAGAGATTCTAAAATAAAATTCAAATCTTCAGAGATTCTAGTTAAGTTCAAAGACAACGCAGGTGATTCAGTTAAATCTTACGCAGTTAGTTCTTTTAACGGAAAATTATTGAACGATCTAGGTGAGACAGGGATTTCTCAAGTAGAATTAAGAGAAGGCCAGACTGTAGAAGAGGCAGTCGCTGAATATGCAACTCATCCTGACGTAGAATACGTTCAGCCGAATTATATTTATCATGCAAGCCTTGCTCCAAACGATCCAATTTATAATCAGTTATGGGGAATGAACAATACAGGGCAGAGCGTTATAACTTTTACTTACCTCACAAATAATCCTGGAACAAGCAATAGTGACATGAGAATGGAAAGTGCTTGGGATGTGAGCACAGATTGTTCGAACACAATTGTAGCAGTCGTAGATTCTGGAGTGAATTATAATCACGTCGATCTAAATGCAAATATGTGGAGCTCAGCTTCTTGTGTTTCAGATAAGGGAGTTTCTTTAGGCGCATGTTCTAATGGCTGGGATTATGCAGACAACGATTCTAATCCGATGGACTTGAATGGTCACGGGACTCACGTGGCAGGTACGATTGGAGCAAAAGGAAATAACGGTATCGGAGTTGCTGGAGTTTGTTGGACTGCAAAAATTATGGCAGTTCGAGTTCTGGACCAATCGGGTTCAGGTGATACCGCCACCATCATTAAAGGGATTAATTTCGCTGTTCGGAACGGTGCGAAGGTTTTAAATTTAAGCCTGGGTGGTCCGGATTACGATTCCGCGATGCGTTCTGCGATGGCAAATGCAGGTAGTAAGTACGATGCGTTATTCGTGGTTGCCGCCGGAAATGAAAGTAACGATTTAAAATCAGACAATTCTTATCCATGCGAATATGATGAAGCAAATATTTTGTGCGTGGCTGCTTTGGACCAGAAGTTCCAGTTAGCAAGTTTTTCTAATTATGATACTTCTAAAAAGAGAGTGGATATAGGTGCTCCTGGCACAAATATTCGCAGTACTTGGGCAGGAGCGGAAGCGACTTCTTCTTTAGCTTTTGCTAGCTGGCAAACTATAAATATATCGGGAACTTCCTGGGGTTTGGCGAATTGTCCTCCTTCCGTTCTTTACTTATCCATTAGTTGTAGCACTGCACTTGCAGGTACCTCAAGTTTTGGATACTCGTCCAATACGTATTCTGTGCTTTATGCTCCGATCCCAATTTTTTCAGGTGCAGAAGCTGTTACTGCGAGAATGAATTTATATCTAGATACCGAGGCCGGTTATGATGGGCTCAATTTATACGCTTCCAATTCTTCTACTCCTTCGGTTATATTCAGTTCTTTTAATAAAGTAGGAAGTCTTTCCGGAGAACGTAATGGATCGATACTTTCAAACTTCGAAGTGCCGGCGACTAATTGTGCCGGCTCTTCCACTTGTTATTTCGGCTTTGAATTCGTTTCCGATTCCACTATAAATAAAGCTGGGGTAGCTCTTACTCTTTTTAATCTGATTACTTTAGATATTAATGATACAGCTCAATACAATACGATCAATGGAACTTCTATGGCTACTCCCCATGTGGCCGGCATAGCCGCGTTATTGAGATCTTTTAATCCTAAGTTTACTTATTCGGATACGATTAAAGCAATTATTGCAGGCGGTACTGCTACCAGTTCTCTGCAAAACAATACTAAGTATGGAAAGGCTGCAAATGGAAATGGAGCGATCCGGAATTTAGAAGCACCTACGGATCTAAGTGTAGATGTTCCTTAA
- a CDS encoding alpha/beta hydrolase, with protein sequence MLWQKFEALAARTLLSLPDSVLRVFGRDIKRGRTLDPKVRTALLLAKIKPKPENLPPPKARELFKNIMSFFDLEKEELARVENFSIPGTGSRIKIRLYSSNITKDLEPCLLYFHGGGFVIGDLESHDPPLRYLAKTSGHAILAVDYRLGPEHIYPSSWEDAYSAYKWVKENGKALGIDPKKIAVGGDSAGGNLAVSISTRAKKEKLNLPQFQMLIYPWIDLTQERKSVEEFANGYALTIDLLRYFKYHSVPNSKDWKDPRVTPFQQTNFSHTPKTYMLIAGFDPLQDEGLAYADLLRKAKVKLEIKTYETLIHGFFNLGRSVPEAKNALNQIAQWIKMGFSGK encoded by the coding sequence GTGCTCTGGCAAAAGTTTGAAGCTCTAGCGGCCAGAACCTTACTTTCTCTTCCAGATTCAGTACTTAGGGTATTTGGAAGGGATATCAAAAGAGGAAGAACCTTAGATCCGAAGGTTCGAACTGCGCTACTTTTAGCCAAAATAAAACCGAAACCGGAGAACCTTCCCCCTCCCAAAGCGAGGGAACTTTTCAAAAATATAATGAGTTTTTTTGATTTAGAGAAGGAAGAACTCGCCAGAGTCGAAAACTTTTCTATTCCAGGAACAGGGTCTAGGATCAAGATAAGATTATATTCTTCTAATATAACCAAAGATTTAGAACCTTGTTTACTATATTTTCATGGAGGAGGATTCGTAATCGGTGATTTGGAGTCCCACGACCCACCTCTGAGGTACTTAGCAAAAACTTCGGGTCATGCAATACTCGCAGTCGATTATAGATTAGGCCCTGAACATATTTACCCTTCTTCTTGGGAAGATGCTTACTCAGCTTATAAATGGGTTAAAGAGAATGGAAAGGCACTCGGAATTGATCCGAAAAAGATAGCAGTAGGCGGTGATTCTGCGGGAGGAAATTTGGCAGTCTCTATTTCCACTCGGGCCAAAAAAGAAAAACTTAATCTTCCACAATTTCAAATGCTCATCTATCCTTGGATCGATCTAACCCAAGAAAGAAAGAGTGTAGAAGAATTCGCTAATGGATATGCTCTTACTATAGATCTACTTCGTTATTTCAAATATCATAGTGTGCCAAATTCAAAAGATTGGAAGGATCCAAGAGTCACACCTTTTCAACAAACGAATTTTTCACATACGCCTAAAACTTATATGTTGATCGCGGGATTTGATCCTCTACAGGACGAGGGATTAGCATATGCCGACCTTCTTCGGAAAGCAAAAGTAAAACTGGAAATCAAAACATACGAAACTTTGATTCATGGTTTTTTTAATTTAGGAAGAAGTGTTCCCGAAGCAAAAAATGCCTTAAACCAAATCGCACAATGGATCAAGATGGGATTTTCAGGAAAATAG
- a CDS encoding flavin-containing monooxygenase, giving the protein MQELPKVCVIGAGSSGITVCKSLQDKGIPYDCYEKGSDVGGNWRYKNDNGLSNIYKSLHINTHRDRMEYRDYPMPDWYADYPNHEPIQKYFVDYVEHFGLRKNIKFKNGVAKIEPQDDGTYLVTSEKGEKIFYDAVIVANGHHWSPRWPEPGFPGKFNGKIIHSHDYVDPEHPLQLVGKKVIVLGMGNSAMDISVELSRPGVAKKVFLSSRRGAWVIPNYLFGKPLDKQTELLPPGTPFWLKQFLFGTMLKIGVGKMEDFGLPKPDHKPGEAHPTISQDILVRLGRGDIKYKPVIQEYNGNKVKFADGSEEEIDAIIYCTGYNVKFPFFKPEFISAPENHLPLFHRTFKPDLNNLFFVGLYQPLGAIMPLAEFQGKWLAEYLTGNYSLPTVAEMRKQIQDYEKRMKKRYVTSARHTMQVDYEDFLYYMQKELKAGKKRASKSLQTLPVPSKAKYKQSGKQSSSNVKSEPRKKSALAKV; this is encoded by the coding sequence ATGCAAGAGTTGCCGAAAGTCTGCGTTATTGGCGCTGGCTCTAGTGGAATCACTGTTTGTAAATCACTTCAGGACAAAGGAATCCCTTACGACTGCTACGAAAAAGGAAGCGATGTAGGAGGTAACTGGAGATATAAAAACGACAACGGTCTGAGTAATATTTATAAATCACTACATATCAATACTCATAGAGATAGAATGGAATACAGAGATTATCCTATGCCGGATTGGTATGCGGATTATCCGAATCATGAACCTATACAAAAATATTTCGTGGATTATGTGGAGCACTTCGGACTTCGTAAAAATATAAAATTCAAAAATGGTGTCGCAAAAATAGAACCTCAAGACGACGGAACTTATTTAGTTACTAGCGAAAAGGGAGAGAAAATATTTTACGATGCTGTCATTGTAGCAAACGGCCATCATTGGTCTCCGCGTTGGCCTGAGCCTGGCTTCCCTGGTAAATTTAACGGAAAAATAATACATTCTCACGACTATGTGGATCCTGAACATCCCCTTCAATTGGTCGGTAAAAAAGTAATCGTATTAGGTATGGGAAACAGCGCCATGGATATTTCTGTGGAGTTAAGTCGTCCCGGAGTTGCAAAAAAAGTTTTCTTAAGTTCTAGGAGAGGTGCTTGGGTGATCCCGAATTATCTTTTCGGAAAACCATTAGACAAACAAACAGAGTTACTTCCTCCTGGAACACCTTTCTGGTTAAAACAATTTCTCTTCGGAACTATGTTAAAGATCGGAGTAGGAAAGATGGAAGACTTTGGCCTTCCTAAGCCGGATCATAAACCTGGAGAAGCTCACCCAACCATTTCCCAAGATATTTTAGTACGCCTTGGAAGAGGAGATATCAAATACAAACCTGTAATCCAAGAATACAACGGGAACAAAGTAAAGTTTGCCGATGGCTCCGAAGAAGAAATTGATGCGATCATTTATTGCACCGGATATAACGTTAAGTTTCCATTCTTCAAACCTGAATTTATCTCCGCGCCCGAGAATCATCTTCCTCTATTTCATAGGACTTTCAAACCGGATCTAAATAATCTATTTTTTGTGGGATTATACCAGCCTTTAGGAGCCATCATGCCTCTTGCGGAATTCCAAGGAAAATGGCTGGCAGAATATCTGACTGGAAATTATAGCCTGCCTACAGTTGCAGAAATGCGAAAGCAGATCCAAGATTACGAAAAAAGAATGAAGAAAAGATACGTAACTTCTGCCAGACACACGATGCAAGTGGATTACGAGGACTTTTTATACTATATGCAGAAGGAACTAAAAGCAGGTAAAAAGAGAGCCTCTAAAAGTCTGCAAACATTACCTGTTCCATCCAAAGCAAAATACAAACAATCCGGGAAACAAAGCTCTTCTAATGTAAAATCGGAACCAAGGAAAAAAAGTGCTCTGGCAAAAGTTTGA
- a CDS encoding GMC family oxidoreductase has product MKTEEKTNVHFDYDYIIVGSGFGGSVSAMRLSQKGYSVLVIESGKRWTAKEFPKTNWSVHKYLWMPRLGFYGIQRLNLLKDFFLVSGAGVGGGSLVYANTLYVPSDKTLNHPTYKKIGGKDGMLPFYKVASRMLGVVQNPHLDGSDAVLKEIAQEMGRGETFSATPVGVFFGEKPGQTVKDPYFLGEGPERTTCNLCGGCMVGCRFNSKNTLDKNYLFFAEKLGAKVLPETKVTDLVPLNERGETDPNASGEFGYQLSTRSTTGWFGTPKRKFKAKSVVLSAAVMGTVGLLLRSREAGNMKRLSTRLGDEVRTNSETVLGVTKFGKDVDFSRGVAITSSIHPDEHTHIEPVRYSKGSDFFGTLASVLTDGGGFFPRPFKYFFTMFTQPIYFLKASWPFGFAKNSLILLVMQTLDNKVKLVRKRRMSWPFEKSMTSAISSGEKVPSYIPIANQTARKIAKKIGGIPRSSLNDVLLNAPITGHIMGGCVMGSDPEEGVIDFENKVYGYKNLRVCDSSMIPVNLGVNPSLSITAMTERAMSMIPPKKNKAVSSFEFEKEFGIASVVFPKI; this is encoded by the coding sequence ATGAAGACAGAAGAGAAAACAAACGTTCATTTTGATTACGACTATATCATAGTAGGTTCCGGGTTTGGTGGAAGTGTTTCTGCCATGAGATTAAGCCAAAAAGGGTATTCTGTCTTAGTGATCGAATCCGGAAAAAGATGGACTGCAAAAGAATTTCCTAAAACGAATTGGTCGGTTCATAAATATTTATGGATGCCTAGATTAGGTTTTTACGGGATCCAAAGATTGAATCTTTTAAAAGACTTTTTTCTAGTCAGCGGTGCGGGAGTTGGCGGAGGCTCTTTAGTGTATGCAAACACACTTTACGTTCCTTCGGATAAAACATTAAATCATCCTACGTATAAAAAGATTGGTGGTAAGGATGGAATGCTTCCTTTTTACAAGGTAGCTTCCAGAATGTTAGGAGTAGTTCAAAATCCTCACTTAGACGGATCGGATGCCGTCTTAAAAGAAATCGCACAAGAAATGGGAAGAGGAGAAACTTTTTCTGCAACTCCAGTTGGAGTATTCTTCGGAGAAAAGCCGGGACAAACAGTAAAAGATCCGTATTTCCTGGGCGAAGGTCCCGAAAGAACTACCTGCAATCTTTGCGGAGGATGTATGGTAGGATGCCGTTTTAATTCTAAAAACACATTAGATAAAAATTATCTATTCTTTGCGGAAAAATTGGGAGCGAAAGTCCTTCCTGAAACGAAGGTAACGGATTTAGTTCCGTTAAATGAAAGAGGAGAAACCGATCCGAATGCGAGCGGCGAATTCGGTTACCAACTTTCTACTCGATCTACTACCGGTTGGTTCGGAACTCCTAAAAGAAAATTTAAAGCCAAATCTGTAGTACTTTCTGCGGCAGTGATGGGAACAGTAGGATTACTTTTACGCTCCAGGGAAGCAGGAAATATGAAACGACTCTCCACTCGTCTGGGAGATGAGGTTCGTACGAATAGTGAAACAGTTTTAGGAGTTACTAAGTTTGGAAAGGATGTGGATTTTTCTAGAGGAGTTGCGATTACTTCTTCCATTCATCCGGACGAACATACTCATATAGAACCTGTGCGTTATTCCAAAGGTTCCGACTTTTTTGGAACTCTTGCGAGCGTATTGACTGATGGCGGTGGTTTCTTTCCTAGACCTTTTAAATATTTTTTTACAATGTTCACTCAGCCAATTTATTTTTTGAAAGCATCTTGGCCTTTCGGCTTTGCTAAAAATTCTCTTATTCTTCTAGTCATGCAAACCTTGGATAATAAAGTAAAGCTGGTTAGAAAAAGAAGAATGTCCTGGCCTTTCGAGAAGTCCATGACTTCAGCTATCAGTTCAGGCGAGAAGGTGCCTTCTTATATTCCGATCGCAAACCAGACCGCAAGAAAGATCGCGAAAAAGATAGGAGGAATTCCTAGAAGTTCTTTAAACGATGTCCTCCTGAATGCTCCTATCACTGGGCATATTATGGGCGGTTGTGTAATGGGTTCGGATCCGGAAGAAGGTGTGATCGATTTCGAGAATAAAGTCTACGGTTATAAAAACCTAAGGGTTTGTGATAGCTCAATGATCCCTGTAAATTTAGGAGTGAACCCTTCTCTTTCAATTACTGCTATGACGGAAAGAGCGATGTCCATGATCCCTCCAAAAAAAAACAAGGCGGTCTCTAGTTTCGAGTTCGAGAAAGAATTTGGGATCGCATCAGTGGTCTTTCCTAAAATTTGA
- a CDS encoding CPBP family intramembrane glutamic endopeptidase: MEILSESGITDPERILGLLKESLKDFFQTKKDWISFAGVLLLFLIFWSYNYSSRFVPLFTQALKDNQIGLSLFYFLFFAAGALVIYPISLAVYGKLNEFKPSVPLILGFVTVLAIVCSARIRDSELFNWVPSASVGIAMLTVNYLGTILAYTALPLVWIILRKNSSDRFLGLNKSPKLEEVFFLLGLMLPVIAIASFSLSFLSVYPRFAGRMSDGYLIYPPALWIILFEISYAADFAVLETFFRGFMVFPLASRAGSKPAVLAMAFMYGLLHFTKPQFEALGSFFGGFILGMISYRTKSVYAGILIHIGIALAMELAATLQFLYFMD; this comes from the coding sequence ATGGAAATTCTCTCCGAATCGGGCATCACCGATCCGGAGAGAATTTTGGGCTTATTAAAAGAAAGTTTAAAGGATTTTTTTCAAACCAAAAAGGATTGGATCTCTTTTGCAGGAGTGCTCCTTCTATTTTTAATTTTCTGGTCTTATAATTATTCCTCTCGATTTGTTCCACTTTTCACGCAGGCTTTAAAAGATAATCAGATCGGTTTAAGTCTTTTTTACTTTTTATTCTTCGCTGCAGGAGCTTTGGTTATCTACCCGATATCTCTTGCAGTTTATGGAAAGTTAAACGAGTTCAAACCTTCGGTTCCTTTGATCCTAGGATTTGTAACCGTTCTTGCGATTGTTTGTTCAGCAAGGATTCGAGACTCAGAACTGTTTAATTGGGTTCCTTCTGCTTCCGTAGGGATTGCAATGCTTACGGTGAACTACCTCGGGACAATTCTTGCATACACTGCATTACCTTTGGTTTGGATCATTCTCCGCAAAAATTCTTCGGACAGATTTTTAGGTTTAAATAAATCCCCAAAGTTGGAAGAAGTATTCTTTTTACTAGGATTGATGCTCCCGGTAATTGCGATCGCATCTTTCTCTCTTTCTTTCCTTTCCGTATATCCACGATTTGCAGGAAGAATGTCCGATGGTTATTTGATCTATCCACCTGCTTTGTGGATCATTCTATTCGAGATTTCCTATGCGGCAGACTTTGCTGTTTTGGAAACTTTCTTTAGAGGATTTATGGTTTTTCCTCTGGCGTCGAGAGCGGGGAGTAAACCTGCAGTTTTAGCTATGGCATTCATGTATGGTCTGCTACATTTTACCAAACCCCAATTCGAAGCATTAGGTTCTTTTTTTGGAGGTTTTATTTTAGGAATGATCTCTTATCGGACCAAATCGGTATATGCAGGAATTTTGATACATATAGGGATTGCGTTGGCAATGGAGCTTGCAGCCACTTTACAATTTTTGTATTTTATGGACTAA
- a CDS encoding NAD-dependent succinate-semialdehyde dehydrogenase, translated as MEKGLLSGKNMIQLNRPSLFKNSNFYSGEWKTFSKVIPVFDPATGQKIGEVPDLPREEVRKALEFAEKSQKNWAKTIPKQRARFLRNWADLMIQNKEDLAKIMTWEQGKPLAESRGEIDYAASYLEWFSEEAKRAYGDLIPTHRKEVRLMAWKEPVGVTGILTPWNFPSSMITRKIGPALAAGCVVISKPSELTPYSAIALAVLAEEAGIPSGVFQVVTGQPEPIANEFLENKIVRKISFTGSTRVGKILLEKSASQVKRISLELGGNAPFIVFADANIKEAIRGGIASKFRNAGQTCVCTNRFLVEEKVAEEFAYGLAEEVSKFKVGNGFEDGVNIGPLIHSAAVKKVDSHLKDAIEKGGKLLIGGKPHSLGGNFYEPSVLSGISEKSLCFQEETFGPLAPIKSFKTEEEALQIANSSDVGLASYVYTNDPARIWRISEALEAGMVSVNEGILSTEQVPFGGVKESGMGREGSKYGIEEYQEIKYVCWGGQY; from the coding sequence ATGGAGAAAGGGCTTCTTTCGGGCAAAAATATGATCCAACTCAATCGACCTTCTCTATTCAAAAATTCTAATTTTTATTCGGGCGAATGGAAAACTTTTTCCAAAGTTATACCTGTATTCGATCCCGCAACTGGGCAAAAAATTGGCGAAGTACCCGACCTTCCCAGGGAAGAAGTGAGAAAGGCTTTGGAATTTGCGGAGAAGTCCCAAAAAAATTGGGCCAAGACGATTCCAAAACAGAGAGCCAGATTTCTTAGGAACTGGGCGGATCTAATGATCCAAAACAAAGAAGACCTCGCAAAAATTATGACTTGGGAACAAGGAAAACCTTTGGCGGAATCGAGAGGCGAGATAGATTACGCAGCTTCTTATTTGGAATGGTTTTCGGAAGAGGCAAAACGAGCGTACGGAGATCTGATCCCCACTCATAGAAAAGAAGTCCGATTGATGGCTTGGAAAGAACCTGTGGGGGTCACTGGGATTTTAACTCCTTGGAATTTTCCTTCTTCCATGATTACTCGGAAGATAGGACCGGCACTTGCAGCTGGATGCGTTGTTATCTCTAAACCTTCCGAATTAACTCCTTATTCCGCAATCGCGTTAGCTGTTCTTGCAGAAGAAGCCGGAATCCCTTCGGGAGTTTTCCAGGTGGTTACGGGGCAACCTGAGCCGATCGCAAATGAATTTTTAGAAAATAAGATTGTTCGTAAGATTAGTTTTACGGGTTCCACAAGAGTGGGAAAAATCCTTTTGGAAAAATCTGCGAGTCAAGTAAAAAGAATTTCCTTAGAATTAGGAGGAAACGCTCCTTTTATAGTATTCGCTGACGCTAACATAAAAGAAGCAATACGAGGGGGAATCGCATCAAAATTTCGTAATGCAGGTCAGACCTGTGTTTGTACGAATAGATTCTTAGTAGAGGAAAAAGTCGCAGAAGAATTTGCTTACGGTTTAGCGGAAGAAGTTTCCAAATTTAAAGTAGGCAACGGTTTTGAAGATGGAGTTAATATTGGTCCTTTGATCCATTCTGCCGCAGTTAAAAAAGTGGACTCACATTTAAAAGACGCAATCGAAAAAGGAGGAAAACTTTTGATCGGAGGTAAACCTCATTCTCTGGGAGGAAACTTTTACGAACCGAGCGTTCTCTCGGGAATCTCCGAAAAATCATTATGTTTTCAAGAGGAGACCTTCGGTCCTCTTGCACCAATCAAAAGTTTTAAAACGGAAGAAGAAGCATTACAAATTGCAAATTCAAGTGATGTAGGTTTGGCATCTTATGTGTATACAAACGATCCCGCACGGATTTGGAGAATTTCAGAAGCCTTGGAAGCCGGGATGGTTTCTGTAAATGAAGGTATTTTATCTACCGAACAAGTGCCTTTTGGCGGAGTAAAAGAGTCCGGCATGGGCAGAGAAGGCTCCAAATACGGAATCGAAGAGTATCAGGAAATAAAATATGTCTGTTGGGGCGGGCAATATTAA